Sequence from the Leptospira johnsonii genome:
TTGGAAAAAAGAAGTATTTTGACAAATCGACTCCAAAAGCCGGAAATTCCTGTTGCCATGTTGGTCCTCGGGAAGAGCATGAAAAAGACCGATACCGAATCACAGATATGAGCCGTTTTTATTTTTCTAGAAACTATTCTATTTTAATTACCGTTACACTTGTATTGGCTTTCTATTCTGCGTGTTCAGGGGAAAAGGATGAGCCTTCTATCCTGGAAATCAGAGATTTATTGGACTCCGGTCATTTAACGGAATCCGTTCAGAAGGCAAAAGATAAGGCACTTATCATGGGAAAAATGGATCAGGTCCATTATTTAAGAGGCTGGATCCATTATTTACGCAAAGAGGATCCTTCGGCAGAAAAAGAATATAAACTTTGTTTAAAGGAGAATAAAAACTCCATCGATTGCCTAAGGGGACTCGCTCAAATAGAAAAACATAAACAGAATTTTGAAAAGGCAGAAACAAGGTACAAACAAGCCTTGGTGATTGCACAAGCCACCAAAGATCAAGAATACAGTTCTATGTTGCTTACGGATCTGGGAAATCTGGCTCTTTCTCAAGATGAAAGAGAAGAGGCTATGGACTGGTACAATAAGTCCATCCAAGTAAAACCGGAAGGTTCCGCTTATTATGGGATTGGCTTTGTACATTTATTGGATCGAGATAAAGTGGCTTCTATCCAATCCTTAAAAAAAGGATTAGGAACTGAATACAGAGACCTGATCATTAAAGCGGAAACCTATTATCTTCTGGCAAAGTTACAAAACGATTTCGAAAAAAATCCGAAGGCAGCAAGCGAGTCCGCAAAAAAAGCCTTCGAATTATTTCCAGCAATGGAGAAATACTCAAAATCTTGGGAACAATATTCCAAACTTTCCAGTTCTAAATAAAACAGGACCCAATGAATTTTCTCAGAACGATCTGGCGTATTATCCATAAACAAATCATTTTACCTTTCCAAGAATCTTATGCCCCTATCCACGAAGTTTGTTTGGGGACCACTGTAGGTTTACTTTGGTCTATGACTCCTTTAGTAGGAGTGCAGATGTATTTAGGATTAGGGACTTGGTTGATACTTCGATTGTTCCGTATCCGTTTTTATCTTCCGATCGCGATTGCAATGATCTGGATCACAAATCCTGTTACTGTCCCGTTTTTTTACTCTCTATTTTATTGGCTAGGAAAACATGTTTTACTTTTGTTTGGCGTTCCTTATCAACAGATCAGTTTTGACACGTTATTGGCCATCTCTAAAGAATCGGAATCAATGGATCTGATCAGCGGATTGTATCATTGGACAATTTTCTTATTCGATAAGATGGGACTTCCCATGTTCATAGGCGGTTTTGCTTTTGGGATCCCTCTGGCATTACTCGGTTATCCGATCACTTATCGTTTATTAAATACCTATAGAGCCAGAAGGGCCCAAGAAGAAGGTATCAGCCTGCAGGAATGGGAACTAAAACATGTTAGAAAAGATGTGGGATTATTCGCTACCAAAACGCAGTAGGTCCATCGTATAACGTTCGTTCTTTTCAATATATTTTTTCTAATTTAAACATTATTAGTTGTCTGAATTTCTTTCGGATCTGCATATTATCTGTTACTCGAATTCAATCCGGAGAGAATATATGACTCGTCGATTCTTGGCCGCCTTCTTTTTTACGGCCATCTTATGGAGCCTCCCTGTTTCTGCTCAAAAATTTGAAACAGATGCGGACCTAATGAAATGGATCAAATCCTTAAAGTATGAAACCAACCTAGTGCCTCTTTCTAATAAGGATGGAAAGTTGATAGCAAACATCCAAGTCCCCAAAGGTTACAAATATCTAAATCCGAAAGATAGTAAGACCGTATTGGAAGATGTTTGGGGAAATCCTCCTACCAGTGAACCTGGATTAGGGATTTTATTCATCGCTAATGAAACACCATTGGATCTAGGATCTTATGCGATCACTATCGATTATGTGGACGAAGGACATGTGGATGATGAGGATTCCAAAGAGATCAAATACGACGAACTATTATCCGATCTGAAAGATGCCTCTAAGGAAGAAAGTGAGCAGAGAAAGAAAGACGGATACTCAGGACTGGAATTAGTCGGCTGGGCTTCTTCTCCTTATTATGATTCTACCGCCAAAAAATTGCATTGGGCGAAAGAATATAAATTCGAAGGCACTGAAACAAATACCCTCAATTATAATATTCGGATTTTAGGAAGAAGCGGTTATCTTCTACTCAATGTGTTAGGAGATATTACCGTCTTAAAAAGAGTAGAGAATGATGTGGGCAGAATTCTCAAGAGTGTGGAATTCTCGGAAGGAAACCGTTACGCGGACTATGATTCTAAAATAGATAATTTAGCAGCATACGGGATCGGAGGTCTGATCGCAGGAGGACTTCTGAAAAAAGCAGGATTGTTTGCGGTGATCGGCGGATTCCTACTCAAGGGAGCAAAACTATTGATCCCAGCTGCGATCGGTCTCTTTTACGCAATCAGGAGATTGGTTTTCGGAAAAGGAAAACCGGAAGATACTGCTTCCGGACCAGGCGACAAAGAAGCCTAAATAATTCCTAAAAGATTGGAAAGCGTTTCCGCATCATATTGAGATTTACCGGAACCGCTTTCCGCTTCTGCGATCAAAGAAGCTATCTTACGATTGATTGGGGCCTTATGCCCGATCTCATCCGCTAAACGTACAATTTCACCATTCAGATAAGTGATCTCAGTCGTCCTTCCGTGATGGAGGTCTTCCCACATCGAAGATCTTGCTTCCGGATCAATTTTGACCATGGAAGAAGCCACTTTAAAAAATAAGAAATCAGGCAGTTTAAGAATGATAGGCGCAAGCCAGGGGATCATTTTTCCTGCGCTTGCGGGTTGGATCCCGGAGAGTTTGAGTATTTCTAAACCTTCTAAGATCATAGAGGCCAAAATTTTTCTATAAGTTCTTTGGGATAATTCTTCTCTAAGAGGAATACCTGCGAGAGCGTTCAGGCTATTATTCAAATTGAAAAGTAGTTTTCCCCAAAGCACTCCTTCCATGTTTTTATGAATGATAGAAGGTAATCCTGCTTTTCTTAAATAAGAATGGACCTTATTCCCAAATTCGTTCGATTTAATTACAAGTTCCCCGCTTGTTCCTTGGTGAAATTGCCCTTTTCCTTTTGCCACCACATTGAATGGGACCATACCCGCCAAGTTCCTGTCGCCTAACTCAGGTAATACGGAAGCAAGTTCTTTCGAATTTCGGACCCCATTCTGAAAACTCACTACGATAATTTTAGAAAGTTCTTCAGATGAAAGAAGGGACCGGATAGATTTTCCAGCTTCTACAGTATCCTTACTCTTTACCGTGATCAAAAATACGTTCGAGTCCTTGGCTTCTTTTATATCAGTAACGTAACGAATTTGGCTTGGAGCGAGGGTAAAAGAATTTCCCTTATAGTCGCTGATCCCTAAACCGAATAATTGGATCTCTTGTTTTAATCTTTCTCTACCTACAAATACTACAGGATACCCTGCTTTTACCAAGTACGCTCCGATATATGTTCCGATACTTCCGGAACCCAAGATCGCAAATTTCGGGGAAAAACTCATAAGCGGAAAGAATGAAGAATATTAGAAAAGTACCAACTATAAAATCGGTATTCTACGCTTAGGTTTGGGCATAAAAAAAGCCGGGATCCAATCCCGGCTTTTTCAGACACAACGTTCGAAATTACTGATTAGATTTCGCGTTGGAAGCCATTTTCAGGAAGTAACCTTCCACATCATACCAAGGTTTTCCGGAATTCAGAGTGTTAGAGCACTGGATATGGTCTATACCAGTAACTAGAAGTCCGTAATCAGGTCCACCTTTGAAGGTTCCCCATTTCAAAGAAGTGTAAGGAACGAGTCCATCGCAAGTTCCGCCTTGTCCATTGAACAATCCACCAGCGATACAAGCAGGTTGGATCAATCCCATTAAAGGGTGTTGGATTAGGTCAGGGATGGTGATGTAAGATCCGTAAGAGAAATACTTAACGGAAGAAGCATCAGGAGTACGGCTATTGAAAGCAGCGGTTCCACTGGTAGAAAGTGAACCCAAAGCTGCAAGAGCGTCTTGCTCTCCTTGGCTCCAGATTAACTGAACGAAAACACCAAGAACAGTGCTTACGAAAGGTTTAATCCAACTAGGCAGCACAGCGTTTACGATGTCTGCAATTGGAGATCCTCTGTGAGGAGTGTTCAAAGTGGTCAAAGTAGAAACTTTGGAAGAAAGTCCCAGGTTGGTAATAGCATAACGGCTATCCAATCCACCTTGAGAGTGGCCAAGAATATGTACTTTGCTGAATCCGTTTGCAGCCATATAGACAAGAACTTTGTCCTTTAGCTGAACTCCACGAGTCTCATTGGATTGAGCCGCAGTTTTAGCTGGTGCATATACGGTAGCTCCTTGGGATTGAAGGTATGTGTCCATTCCTCCCCAGTAGCTTAAAATACTGATAACGCCGGAAGAATCATTTCCCCAACCGAAAAGTCCGTGGGAAAGAACGATTGGATACGATCCGGCTAATGGTTTGGAGGAAGATCCTCCCCCTGAAGCGAACAACGTGCCGCTACACAAAAATAGGAGCAATACCGCTAGTCCTAATTTACGCATTTGAGTTTACCTCTTCACTATTCTCTTGCTGTCTATATGGTCTCAATTTGAGATTCGCTTAGTTTAACTTGTTCGCTTTTTCTATTTGTATCACTCAGTACAAAACCCGAGCTTTTGAAGATTAAATCAAGACTCCTAACTGTCAAGATAAAACGTTCGAAAAAAGTGCTGATAAAATAACGTTTGATATGAAACTAATATCTTTTAATAACAGTTGGTTTTTTATAAATATTCCTTTAGGGATAATTTGAGAGGAGAAGGTCTCCGCTTGGAAAATCCGGATTTTCAAAGCGGACTAACGCATTTGGGGTATAAGATACTCTGTTTTGGAAATTTTTTTCTGAGATCTTTTGGATTTGGCTGATTTAATGTGGATCGTGTTCTAGTTTGGGCGGGGCTTTCTGCTCTGTATTGGCAGATGGGCGAAGGTTCCGAGAAGCCCAACAGTGCTATAGTAAACTGGCTTTACTCGTTGCATTGAATGTATAATCTTCTTTTTTGTATGAACAATCGTTCATGTATATTCCAAAAATTTGAAAAAGATTGACTATGGATTATTATACACTTTCGTTGCGAAGCTCT
This genomic interval carries:
- a CDS encoding 2-dehydropantoate 2-reductase; translated protein: MSFSPKFAILGSGSIGTYIGAYLVKAGYPVVFVGRERLKQEIQLFGLGISDYKGNSFTLAPSQIRYVTDIKEAKDSNVFLITVKSKDTVEAGKSIRSLLSSEELSKIIVVSFQNGVRNSKELASVLPELGDRNLAGMVPFNVVAKGKGQFHQGTSGELVIKSNEFGNKVHSYLRKAGLPSIIHKNMEGVLWGKLLFNLNNSLNALAGIPLREELSQRTYRKILASMILEGLEILKLSGIQPASAGKMIPWLAPIILKLPDFLFFKVASSMVKIDPEARSSMWEDLHHGRTTEITYLNGEIVRLADEIGHKAPINRKIASLIAEAESGSGKSQYDAETLSNLLGII
- a CDS encoding lipase family alpha/beta hydrolase, whose translation is MRKLGLAVLLLFLCSGTLFASGGGSSSKPLAGSYPIVLSHGLFGWGNDSSGVISILSYWGGMDTYLQSQGATVYAPAKTAAQSNETRGVQLKDKVLVYMAANGFSKVHILGHSQGGLDSRYAITNLGLSSKVSTLTTLNTPHRGSPIADIVNAVLPSWIKPFVSTVLGVFVQLIWSQGEQDALAALGSLSTSGTAAFNSRTPDASSVKYFSYGSYITIPDLIQHPLMGLIQPACIAGGLFNGQGGTCDGLVPYTSLKWGTFKGGPDYGLLVTGIDHIQCSNTLNSGKPWYDVEGYFLKMASNAKSNQ
- a CDS encoding DUF2167 domain-containing protein, with the protein product MTRRFLAAFFFTAILWSLPVSAQKFETDADLMKWIKSLKYETNLVPLSNKDGKLIANIQVPKGYKYLNPKDSKTVLEDVWGNPPTSEPGLGILFIANETPLDLGSYAITIDYVDEGHVDDEDSKEIKYDELLSDLKDASKEESEQRKKDGYSGLELVGWASSPYYDSTAKKLHWAKEYKFEGTETNTLNYNIRILGRSGYLLLNVLGDITVLKRVENDVGRILKSVEFSEGNRYADYDSKIDNLAAYGIGGLIAGGLLKKAGLFAVIGGFLLKGAKLLIPAAIGLFYAIRRLVFGKGKPEDTASGPGDKEA
- a CDS encoding DUF2062 domain-containing protein: MNFLRTIWRIIHKQIILPFQESYAPIHEVCLGTTVGLLWSMTPLVGVQMYLGLGTWLILRLFRIRFYLPIAIAMIWITNPVTVPFFYSLFYWLGKHVLLLFGVPYQQISFDTLLAISKESESMDLISGLYHWTIFLFDKMGLPMFIGGFAFGIPLALLGYPITYRLLNTYRARRAQEEGISLQEWELKHVRKDVGLFATKTQ
- a CDS encoding tetratricopeptide repeat protein; the encoded protein is MSRFYFSRNYSILITVTLVLAFYSACSGEKDEPSILEIRDLLDSGHLTESVQKAKDKALIMGKMDQVHYLRGWIHYLRKEDPSAEKEYKLCLKENKNSIDCLRGLAQIEKHKQNFEKAETRYKQALVIAQATKDQEYSSMLLTDLGNLALSQDEREEAMDWYNKSIQVKPEGSAYYGIGFVHLLDRDKVASIQSLKKGLGTEYRDLIIKAETYYLLAKLQNDFEKNPKAASESAKKAFELFPAMEKYSKSWEQYSKLSSSK